In Helianthus annuus cultivar XRQ/B chromosome 8, HanXRQr2.0-SUNRISE, whole genome shotgun sequence, a single genomic region encodes these proteins:
- the LOC110895517 gene encoding pollen-specific leucine-rich repeat extensin-like protein 1: MKEKSYADELKILENFKDTRNEWFVKEEKKKKSRKATPKVQTEEGSSSQPKKRRKKNVETMLVDESEEEDEAEAEAEVHVEGDARLSPNSAEFLKSLNAYNAEKEKAAGEEEGDDGDKSSSSSSDEEIDETEQSQTPPSGGRKKASARKSVVSPRAARKKLIVRLPKRTLKTKSCQPPSPPPEPSPPKSPHKSPPKQPTPPPSPPPHLSPLHISSLHQSPPHVSPPHQTPIQEQPILTSQKNFQTPPSTQPPVQTTPGSSGYRTFPNIPEGISLEEIGDFSFANDEQVKRLEKKYEEVLVENKRLLDREKKLEKRVKSVEAENTSLLKKIEADQTEIDILKVKVAELEEEKACRDEQNKYFELKNKNWKLQKL; encoded by the exons atgaaagaaaagagttacgctgatgaGTTGAaaattcttgaaaatttcaaagaTACAAGGAATGAATGGTTTGTgaaagaggagaaaaagaaaaagagcagAAAAGCAACTCCGAAAGTTCAAACTGAGGAGGGTTCATCTTCTCAACCAAAGAAACGTCGAAAGAAAAATGTTGAAACTATGCTTGTTGATGAAtctgaggaagaagatgaagctgaagctgaagctgaggtTCATGTTGAAGGAGATGCTCGTTTATCTCCTAATTCTGCAGAGTTTTTGAAATCTCTTAATGCTTATAATGCTGAGAAAGAAAAGGCAGCTGGTGAGGAAGAAGGTGACGATGGAGATAAAAGCTCTTCAAGCTCGTCTGATGAAGAAATTGACGAAACAGAGC AATCTCAAACGCCTCCATCTGGTGGTAGGAAGAAAGCAAGTGCTAGAAAGAGTGTAGTTTCTCCAAGAGCAGCAAGGAAGAAATTGATTGTGAGATTGCCTAAACGAACACTAAAAACAAAATCTTgtcaaccaccatcaccaccacctgaacCATCTCCACCTAAATCACCACATAAATCTCCACCAAAACAAcctacaccaccaccatcacctccaccacaTTTATCACCATTACATATTTCATCACTACATCAATCACCACCACATGTATCACCTCCACACCAAACACCAATCCAAGAACAACCTATTCTCACTTCACAAAAAAATTTTCAAACACCACCATCCACACAACCACCTGTCCAAACTACACCTGGTTCTTCTGGATACAGAACTTTTCCAAATATTCCAGAAGGTATTTCTCTTGAAGAAATTGGAGATTTTAGTTTTGCAAATGATGAACAGGTGAAGAGGTTAGAAAAGAAATATGAAGAGGTATTGGTTGAAAATAAGAGGTTGTTGGATAGAGAAAAGAAGTTAGAGAAGCGTGTAAAGTCTGTGGAAGCTGAGAATACTTCactgttaaaaaaaattgaagCTGATCAGACAGAGATTGATATTTTAAAAGTTAAAGTTGCAGAATTAGAAGAAGAGAAAGCATGCCGAGATGAGCAAAATAAGTACTTTgagttgaaaaacaaaaattggaaGCTGCAAAAGCTATGA